In the genome of Deltaproteobacteria bacterium, the window CCCTTGTATAACCGAATATCCCTGAGGTTGGCTTGACCTCCGGCAGGATATACTGCGGCACATTTGTTATCTTTAGAAGCTCATCATCCCATCTCAAATGCTTTATATTGAATAACAGCGTTCTCGATGCATTGCTGACATCTGTCGCATGGTTTATACCACCTGTCAGATTCCAGAGCAGCCATGAATCGATAGTGCCGAATGCAATCTCTCCTGCGGCCGCCCGCCTCCTGAGCCCTGTTATCGTGTCAAGCAGCCACATGATCTTTGTTCCCGAAAAATAGGGATCGAGAACAAGGCCCGTTGATCGTTTAAAAATCTTTTCATACCCGTGTTTTTTTAACTTATTCACAATCGCGGATGTCCTCTTGCACTGCCATACAATGGCATTATAAACCGGCTTTCCCGTTTTTTTATCCCAGAGTACCGTTGTCTCTCTCTGATTCGTGATACCTATTGCCGCTATCTTATGCGGGTCTATGCCAGACTTTGCGATAACCGATCTTATACTGTCGCCCGTGATCTTCAATATGGCGGCAGGATCATGCTCAACCCATCCCGGTCTTGGATATATCTGCTGAAGCTCGTTTGAAGCGGATGCGACGATCTGCATCGACGCATCTACAAGCAGAGCCTTCGTAGAAGTAGTGCCCTGATCAATTGCGAGTATATACTCTGTCATACTCCCTCCTCATGTTTATCATATTTGAACCCATGTTATCACGTTTAAACACGCACATCGTCCAATACCATACTTCACTCCCGGATAAATTAATAAATAGTAGACCGCCTGTCCCCGGAAACTGCCCTGCGAGGTATTTTCGCCGGAGCACGGCTGTCTCTTGCTTTTGTGTAGTCTGCCGCCCACGGATCGTCACTGTACTTCTCCATCCATTCAAGCTTGTTAAAATATTTGGAGCAGTAAAAGCATGGGAAATGATCAAGCTCCGAGAGCCCGCCTTTTTCTATGAGCCCTATTTTATCAACATTAAATTTGTGTATAGCATCAGCCCATAATTTGTGCGCCTCGTATAAGCTTGCCGTGTTTAGATCCGCAATAATATCGGATTCATCGGAAGAACCCGTATAGCCCGAAAGCTGGCAGCAGAACGTAAGCCTGCCTTTATAATCCACGTTCGGAGCGTACATGGTGAGTGCCCTGCACTGCAGGAAACCGAGAGGTTCATAATGCCCCAGCGAAAAGTTTATCTCGAGTTTTAGTGTACTTTTGAGCTTTTCAACCCGTTGTTCTGCATCCCTGTACTGGTCCGGTGAGAGTACTAAGCCGTGATCGTATGACGGCGGCGTTGGCTCGAGGTGTGCATAGAAGAGCCTTTTTAAACCCAGGTCGGATGCTAAAAATGACATTTGTTCTATTTCATTAAAGTTCTTTTTGTTTATGGTCATCTGAATGCTCGTTTCTACACCCTTTATCCTGAGTATGCTGACAGCCTGCATTATCCGCTTGAAAGAGCCTTTGCCCCTTATGTAGTCATGCGATGCTTCTTCTGCCCCGTCTATAGAAATGGAAACCCCCGCGAGTTTCGTGCGCCTGCCCGGGTGCTGAGGATCGTTGAGCATCTTCCACACCTGAGTGAAATTCCATGCGTTTGTAATAAAATGGTACGTATAATCATACCGGACGGCCGTATCTATTATACCGGAGAACTGCGGATGCAGTGTGGGCTCTCCGCCCGTGAATGCAACATGCTTCATACTATAAGCCTTTGCCTGTTTAAGTATGCTGTCGAAGAGCTCAACAGATATGTAGCTTCTTGTATCCGTTTTATCCCTTAAACAGTGCAGGCAGCTTAAGTTGCATTTGTTCGTAAGCTCAAAACTCATTTCATAAAACGACATCCGTTCTCCTTCTAATGATCCCTTATCACACTTAGAGGATTTTTTAAAACATCCCTGCCAAGTATTGCTTCGTACGACTTTACCTGATTTAAAAGTACGTTCAATACCGCCGCATGCCTGCCGGCATACTCCTCATCCATAAAGAGCATCAATGACTGAGGAATAAGCATCGCCATTGCCCGCGTTTTATCGATCCGCTTTATGATCGTTCCATCTTCACCCCCGCGCTCAAGAAACATGATCGTATCCGGTACGATCTCTTCCACGGTGTTAAAATAAGAATACGGTATATTGGATTTTTTAAACGGCGGGTCCGGCATGACCGCACCTTTTAAAAACCGGCCGTACAGCTTAATAGTATCCCCGGTAACATTTATGGGTTTTTTAAACCCCAGTGCTGAAGCCTTTTTATCTTCGTACCGTAAAAATACCGCGTCATCGGAGCATAATTGAAAACCATTAAAAACAAGGCCGAGAGCCAGGGTTGTCTTACCCGACATACCCATGCCGCACAGCAGCATAGAGCGTCCGGCACCCCGTACACCCGCCGCATGGAGATAATACAATCCATTACATCTCAATAATTCTATGAGTCCGATCGTTAAAAATACGGACGAGAACCAGGAACCCCTTTTGAGCATTGCCCCGCCGACGTAGCCTGTAAAGATATTGTTCCTTTTATCAACAATCCCTATCGTAGTTCCATCACTTAATAAAAGCCCCTCATCAATCTCATAACCTTTCAGGTGCCCGTAAGAGAACAGGTGCGGCTTATCCGGATCGATTTTTATATCATGTTTTTTATCTGTAAAAAATCTCAGTCTGATAAGCGTGCTCTGCACCTTATCATGCCCGGCGGCTACAGGATATGCATCAAAAAAGGTCCTTACCGCCCCGAATAATCGTTCGTTATCCGCTTCTGCAAGGACGGATATGCCCGATATTATGTTGAATAAAAACCTCATACTCATTGTATCCGTTATTGGTTTTAACACAAAGAATGCAATAAGAACTGCAGGAGCGGTCCGGTGAATCGCCCTGTTTTCAGGCGGCACATCCGGCCGTACCTACGAAGGTACAAAAAGGTTTTTCATCACGAGGCGGTCTAACCTCCGGAATCTGCGCCTTTTTTTAAAAATATAACTTACGTCCATCTTTTTGTAAACAACCATCAAAGGCGGCAGGCTTTAAAAAGACGAGCACGCGATGTTATTACCGGACCCGGGGAAATATCGTATAACAGTTCAACCTTGATTCTCAGATGCACAATTTTTATCGGGCTTGCCATGCTGTCCGCATTAGAGTATCATTATTAGTTGAATTATGAACTTTAATATCCATGATGAGTATAACAAATGCGTAAAGTGCGGTAAATGCAGGTCGGTTTGCCCGGTTTTCAAAGAACTGAACGATGAGGGGGCTTCTGCAAGGGGAAAGGTAACGATTATTCAGGCACTGCTTGAACAAAACATTGAGCCGTCTGCGAGATCAAAGCTTTTTATATCCCAGTGCCTCTTGTGTGAAGCATGCGTTTCCGTTTGTCCGAACGACGTTAGAACCGATTTGCTTATCTTATCTGCAAGGGAAATGCTTGTCGGGAAACTGGGGTTTGATTATACCGAACTAAGCATTACTAAATTTGGTTTCTCAAAAACGGGTTTAAGCTTCAAGCTGATCCATATTGCAGAAAAATTTGCTGGCAAAGAAATAAGCACGCGATCGGGCATATTCTACCGCATTCCTTCGAACCGCCTGATCCCCGGGATCAAACAAAAGGCATTCTCCAGTTCAGAACAAAACATCTATAAACACAGAACAAAAACGGGGTTCTTTACCGGATGCCTTATAGATTATGTTTATCATGATATCGCAGCGGATTCCATAAAGCTTATGCGTGCCTCGGACATCACGCCGTTTATCCCGGATGAACAGGCCTGCTGCGGCTTACCAGCTTTCAGTTTAGGAGACAGGGCGGCTGCAAAAAAGCAGGCTGAGGCTGTTATGGACATGTTCAAGGATACAGAGCTCATAGTAACCGCGTGTGCATCGTGCGGATCAATGTTAAAAAACTATTATCCGGTACTCTTTAATAATGAAAAGAATGCGGTTGAGTTCTCGAAGAGGGTGAAAGATATAACAGAGGTCATAGACGAGGCAAAGATAAATAAGGGTTCGGATACGGCGGCCGTAACATACCATGATCCGTGCCATCTTAAACGGGGCATGGGCATTCATAAACAGCCAAGAAACCTGATCAAAAAAGCGGGGATGGAGATCGTGGAGATGAAAGATGCGGACAGGTGCTGCGGTCTCGGAGGTGCATTCGGCATAAAACATCACGGCCTGTCTCTCAATATATCGGAAAAAAAGATAAACAGTATAAGGGAGACTAATGTGGATATTGTTGCAACAGGCTGTCCGGGCTGCATGATAAACATATCAACCACAGCTGCCGGGTACGGGGCAGACATAAAGGTTCTGCACACGGTCAACCTGCTTGCCGGGGCTCTAACCAATAAATGATTCGGTATAGAAAGTCATTTAAATCACATTGATTATATTCATGAGCAGGTTTTCGGTTCAAATAAGGGTAAATAATAGTAGGGCTTTTTTTAATAACTTTTCAATTTTAATCAACACCCAGAAATAAAATCTTGACAAAAATGTCAAAAATATATATTTCTCTCTCAATAAGAGGGGATGTGATAACGCATTATGATGCAGTTATAATAGGTTCTATGTTTGGTGGAGCTATACCTGCACTTTGTATTGTGTAGGATGTAAAGCAAGGGAGATATATTTTTCAATTGGATAATTCATTTTTACAATCAAATAAATGTTTTCAGGGGGAATCATGAAGTTAAAATCACTGTTGCTTATATTATTTGCCATTACTGGAAGTATTGCCTGTTCAAAAAATAGTAATAATCAGAGTAATATCCTAACTGCGAATAGCGAATCACAGATCAGGGACTTGCTTGGTGTACCTTTGAACGCAAAACAAGTAATGATAGTAAGCCAATCATCACACTGGGATATAGACTGGCTTGAAACGTTCAATGGATATTATACAACATTTGTAGAACCAATAATTGAACAGGCATTAAACATGCTTGATAATAACAAGGGTTATTATTATTCAATTTGCGAGATAGCATATCTAAAAAAGTTCTGGGATGAGCACCCTGAAGATCATGCAAAGATCATAAAATATCTTAAAGATGGGCAATTAAGAATCGTTGGCGGCGGTATGACAAGTCCTGATATAAACCTTCCAACAGGTGAGGCTTTAATGATGGATTGGTTTTATGGGAATCAATGGGTATACAACATTGCCGGAGTAAAACCTATTACAGCCTGGCAGCCTGATAGCTTTGGTCATGCACAGAGCCTGCCTGATATACTTGGTTCACTTGGTTATAAATATGTTGGGTTTTCAAGGGTACCCGGAGTTGAGTCCATGTCACAGTGGCTTGGATATGTTCCACCAGATCCAAATAGTTTTGCAGCAAAACTAATATCTAACGGCTCTTTAGATTTTGTCTGGAAAGGCATTGGCGGGGCAGAGGTGCTTGCACATTTTGTAATTGGCAGCTACGGGTTTGGAGATGCACTTTATGCTGCCACAGATACAACTTCAGTTGGTGTATTCAACAAATTTATAAGCATACTTAAACCTGTTTCACCAACAGGATACATGTTTGTTCCGGTTGGAGCTGATTTTATGCTGCCTGCTCCAAACTTACCTAAAATAATATCATACTGGGACGCGACCATGTATCAGTCAACAGGCGTATGGATAACCATGGCTACATTTGAAGATTATATGAAACTTGTTTCCTTTCACGAAGCTCAATTACCTGTTTATTCTGTAGACCTTAATCCGTATTGGACAGGTTATTATGGCAGTAGGCCAGAGCTAAAAAAGCTTTCAAGGGAAACGACAAATACTCTATTAGCAGCACAACTATACTCTATTATAGCTGGTAATGCAGGTTACATTTATCCATCTGATAACTTAAACAATGTGTGGTCATTATTTGTATTATCAAATCATCATGACTGGGTTACAGGGACTGGTACAGATACGGTTTATTATAGTGAACAGCTTCCTGTGATGCAGGAGACATTAAACGAGGCAGATGCACTTGAGCAAACAATTACATCATACATTGCAAATCACATTAATACATCCTCTATTACAGCTACTGATATCTCTTTAATTATGTTTAATCCATCGGGTTTTATTAGATCAGATGTTGCTCAGGTATCTGTATCTTTTAATAATCCCGGGACTAAAAGTATCGGGATTGTTGGTCAGGATGGTAGCACTGTTCCGTCCCAGATTATTACAGAAACCACATACAATGACGGGAGTATTGATAATGCAATAGTTATGTTATACGTTAATAACATTCCGTCACTTGGATATGCGGTTTATTCTGTTATACCTAATGGCACCTCTTCTTCAACAGGTCCTACAATGACAACAGATGCACAAGGTGATGTTGTTCTTTCCAATCAATATGAAACACTTGTGCTTGGTAAAAATGCAGGATATGCGATTACATCACTTGTTGATGATTCAAGTGATACGCAGATGATTTCAGGTCCATCAAATGATATTGAGTATTATGAAGACACTGGAGATATGTGGTCAATTGGGTCTGAACCTGATGCTTGTGGCGTATTCGTACCCATATACTCACTATCACAAGCGGTATCAACTTATACTGTATTAGGAATTGGGCCTGTTTACATAGAAATTCAGGTTCAGACAAATAGTCCATATGGCAATGTAATCCGCACCTACACGATGTATGCATCTTTAAAGAGAATTGATATGTCAACAACCTTATCCGCACCAACAGGAACAACAATTGCCGCGGTGTTCCGCACCACCATAAACAATGGCATAGATCGGATAGCCATACCTTACGGTATTATTCAAAGGTCGTTTGAATCCATGTACACGCCTCAATTCTGGCCAGGGATAGAGTGGGTTGATCTGTTAAATCCTTCTACCAATGCGGGTATTGCTATGTTTGATATTGGCAATGAGATGTGGTCATTCGATAAAGCCGGCAACATTACAATGGTATTGGTAAGAAATCCTTCAGAAAATGGTAGTTGTTTCACAAAAGGCGCGTGTGGGACAGATAATGATACGCATACACTTGATTATGCTGTGTTATCACACGCATCAGGCAGCTTTGATGTCCGTGAAGGATATGCATTCAGTTCACCTTTAACAGCAATAGTAACATCAGTACATAACGGTAGTTTACCATTGTCTTATAGCCTTGCATCTTCAAATGATACGAATGCCTTGATTACAGCGGTTAAAGAATCAAAGAATGGAAATGGCATTATTCTTAGATTATTCAGACTTACCCCAGTTCCATCTCAGACATCAATTACTGTTACAGACAGCAATATTAACACATCCGGTGCAACAATAGATGATAGCTTTGAAGACCCAATAGGAAAACCTGTTATAAATGGTTCTACAATAAGCCTTGATATAACAGGCACTATCTCTACCCTATTTTTACCCTTTGAATAATGTCTTATATGATTTTCCCTAAGTTTCCCATTTTTGCAGCTTAAAATAAAAAGTATTGATTTAACAACAAGTTACCTGTAAAAAAGTAGTGTGAAACCACACTACGACTTATATCTCTCCTGGTTTATATTTCCAGATCTTCTTTACTCCAAATCCATAGGCCAAAACGGGGTTTTCTTTTAAACATATGGCCTCAGTGGCGACCCGTCTGAATTTAATTAAACAATGTTTTAGTGAGATCTATGTATTGTTCCATGTATTGATAACTGGGTTCTATCTCAGTACCTTCATGCCATTCATTAAAGGTTGTTATTAGAATCCAGTTAGGTGCTGGCGATGCTTTTAAAGCATCATTCACAAGCGCGGTATATAAGGCTCCATTGTTCCTGTCTACGACAGAAGTTATAGTTCTACCGATATTTGAATCATTATATCCAGGGATTACTGTAAGTGCAGACAGTAGCCCATCCTGTTTTGCAAGTTCTGTAAATCCTTTATATGCATTAGCCATATTGGCTCCAGACTGTATATCCAGGAGCGGATTGTATATATGAATACCCTGAAAGCCCATGTTTTTTAACTGCGGGACACTATAAGAAGTTAAAAAATAAGACATGGCATCACCAATAAAAATAACATCAGGGAATTTGTGAATTACAGAACTCCAGTTTATCACATCCGGCGTATTAGATGGACAGTTTCCTGTGCACCATAATGCAGGGAAAATCGCCCTGCCGTATACAAATATCACAGGCTTTCCATTATACTTCAGATAGTTTTTCATCCCAAAATAGTTTTCTTTTATATAAGTAATATCGCTGATTACATTACCTATATTTAGTCCCGGTACAATCTCATAATAAATAGCTATCTTGGGCGGTGTATTAGTATCTTGAGCTACTTCAAATATCTTTTTTAGGGCATCATCCTCAAAACTGTTTATCCCCCACCATGAAACGATAAAACCGTTTATCCCTGCGCGATTTGCAAGCTCAAACTGCCATTCTATTCTTAATTCATCTGTTGAGTCATACACATCGGGATATGGGTAATCCGTTGTGCCGATATCTCTAAATCCAAGGGCATTAGTAATATCAGGATCATGCCCTGCCTCGTTCCAGTGTCTCCATTGCCCACTAAAGAAAGGGGTTCCATACCAAGGATAAAAGAAAGCTAAAACCTCTGGATGCTGCATTACTGGCACATTGCCGCTGCAGCCTTGATATACAAGTATCAGCAAAACTATCAACAGCCACGTCAACCTCTTCATAAAAAGCCTTTTGGAAAGCTTATCGGTGCTGTTCCTTTACTACTATTTGAACATGATACTATGAAAATTTCAAAACATCCTACAACTAGAAAATTTATAATGGTTATATTTTTTCCCATATCTTCTCTTACTAAAAGAGATATCTTTTTTTGACATTTTTGTCAAGTATTTTATTCTCTGGAGTTTCCTGAGTTATTTCAACAAAATAAAAATGACCTGCCTGTTTATAAAAACATCTTTTTGTGATATACTTTTCTCAAGATGAGATGCCCTTATAAAATAATCTTTGTTTTATTGGTATTACTCTCTTTCGTAAGATGTAGTAGAGAGCTTTCAAGTTTACCTGCCCTTAATAACATGAATACCCTTGATAAACTTTATATTGTGCGGCGACCTCCTATAGGTAATCTTTATGTAATTGATCTTACAGGCGAAACTTATGAAAATAAGGTGCTTGCAGCAAGCCTGCAGGGTATTGTAAATCGTAAATCAGCCAGGATATATCTTCTTGACGGCGATTCAAGTACCAATACAAGTATCAGACCATGGGAAGATACAACTGAACAAGCTTCAGAACTTTTCTGGCTTAATCTTTATAAACAGCAGTATAATATAAAAGAGGTGTGGGAAGGCAATCTTGAGAATGCACTTTTAAAGTTTTCGGATGATATAAACGGCTATATACTTATTTCCAATAATGAACCATGGACTATAAATGCAGGAACAACTATAGCAGGTATTACAGGCTCTCTTATAGCTTTTAGTGACCAACAGCCTCTTCTTGAGGCAGCAGGGATTAAATTAAAAGAGTCGTTAATTGGTAAATGGACGGATTCATCCCAGTGTTATTTAGATTTAAGACAAAAATATTACCCGCAGATGGATAGCCCGGCTATAGCAATCCTTGATCCAGAACAGTACCGTTTGCGCGATTTTTTGATACAGCAAGGTATTTTTACCATCTTTGGACGGCCCACAACCAATGACTGGCCTGCTGTAAAAGAGATCATACAGAGCCTTCCCCCTAATATACCTGTTTTTGGCTACCTTTCACTTACAGGTGAAGAGGAATTTGTAGCTATAACTACACTTTCACAGGCGGGCAAATACCTTATACCAACGGATACCACACCAAATCTTTCTTTCCATGTAGCAGTCTTACCTTATTCATCTGAAACCAAAAAAACTCGCATTTATCAAAATCATCTACTGTCAACGACAGTATGCAATCCCGGAGAGGTTAATGTAACTATTGCTATAAGTGATGGTGATAATTTAGCTATACCCTTACTTCGTTATCCGTGGTCTACTTACTGGAATTCTTCTCTTCGTGGACAGGTACCCATGGGATGGAGTATCTCTCCCGCACTGTACACGCTTGCACCTGCGGCAATGAACTATTATATAACCACGACTACCCCTCAGGATGAATTAATTGGTATGCTCGGGGCAGGGTATGCATTCCCATCCTTTTATCCCGACATTGATTTCTTTTTATCAAATAGTTTTCAGCTTATTTATACGCTCGGTTTCCCAACCTACTGGACGATTGATCCAATAGCATATTTTCAGGCCGCTCCACTGTGGGATGCTATTTCAAGAAATACTGTAAATGGCTATCCTTCAGGTGTACTGGTCGGCTATGGCGGGGCAGCAAATTATTTTCTTACACAAAAAGGTATGCCTGTTCTTATGGCAGGGAACAGCTATGCTGATACCCCACAGACTATTGCCCAGCATATAACTGATATTATAAATGAGCCTGCCTCACAAAGGCCCCTTATAACCTTTCTCTTTGCATCAGTCTGGTCTAACTCGTATGAGGGATTAGCTCAAACACTTGAGCCATTTCAGTCCCAGGGGGTTCATTTTTTGCTTCCTTCTGAAGCTTTAAAATGTATTTCACAGAAATATTAAGTTAACACAGCGTTTTAAAATTTCACTATTGAAAGCAGAACAGGAAGGGGTCTACACAGGCTGACTGAGAATGGGAAGTCTTTTTAAATTCAAAATATTCTTCACTTCCGAGAGTGAAAGCGTTATAAACAAGCTATGAAATACAAAACCAAAAGGAGCATTGATGTCTAAATTCAAACCGTATCGCAAAGAGCAATTATATCTTCGCCGCCCGGTTTAGAAGATTTTGTTCCCGAAGAACACATAACAGAGTTTGTGTATGAGACGGTAGAGGAATTGGATACCTCAGGTATAGAAAATAAATACGGTGAATTAGGACAAAACACCTATCATCCCAGGATACTACTAAAGCTACTTTTATATGGATATACAACAGTGGTGCGAAGCGGGCGTAAGATAGCTGCACGATACGAAAGTGATACGGCATACATGTATCTTGCGGAGATGTACCAGGCAATTCTCGGTCAGCATGGAAACAGGCTGTTGAAAAACTCCTCTTAAAAAGAATCTATTTTACGATCCGATCATGGTAGAACGAGAGTAATTCATTAATTGCCGGACAAAACCTTTATAGGAAGGCACTGGAGTATATCCTCTACAAAATGATCTGCCTGTTCAATACCTCTATGTCTTGCAACGATTGGGTATACCTCACCCATATTCAGGTCATTCATTATAATTATATAGTCAGATTTTGTAAGGGTTTCTTTTACCATTAAAGTGCACCAGCTAAGAGAAAAGTTTGTTTGACAAAACAGCATTATAACTATATAAACTTTATAATGGTTTTGCATCCGGAAGAGTTAGGGCTCAAAGGTGTTAACAGCATTATTGCAACCGATGAGGTGACCTTTGCAGCAAAGGCTGCAATATGGGTATAGCACAATAATCTAATACGGAGCTTTTATATATGGATGATGTGATCAGGTTTGGTACTTCAGGATTCAGAGGCATTATCGCGTCAGATTTTAACTTTAAGACTCTTGATGCTGCTGTCCGTGCAATAGCGGATTATGCGGGATCTCATCCGCTCAATACACCCCCGCGGCTTATAGTCGGGTACGATCCAAGATTCATGGGCGAGGTGTTTGCAAAAAGGTCTGCAGAACTGCTTGCGGCAAACGGTATCGACGTCCTGCTGACAATGAGGGATACACCCACGCCGGTGCTTTCGTACTATGTCATAAAACATGGGCTCGATGGTGCCGTAAACATAACGGCGAGCCATAATCCGCCCGCATACACAGGGATCAAATTCACACCGTCCTGGGGCGGTCCTGCGATGCCGGAGGAAACAAAAAAGATAGAGACGCTTGCAAACCATTATCTCAGGGAAGGGCTGTTCCGGCAAAACGCCGGAAGGACCGGCAGAATCGAGTATATTGATCCAATGTCCGGGTATATCGACGGATTAACGGACATGATCGATTTCGATATAATTACAAAAGCCAATCTCAAGATAGCCGTAGATCCCTTATACGGGGCCGGCAGAGGCTACATGAGATCCATATGCGATACCTATGGCATAAAATGCGTTTCAATACATGAAGCGAGGGACCCTTATTTTGGAGGCGGCGCACCCGATCCTGAAGAGACCCATCTGGCAGAACTGATAAAGATTCTAAAAGAAGATGAGACGATTGCACTCGGCACTGCAACGGACGGCGATGCAGACAGGTTTGGTATCGTGGACAGGGGCGGCAAATTCATTTCGCCGAATTACGTTCTGGCCGTTTTATCGGAATACACACTTTCAACGAGGGATTACGAGGGCGGTCTCGGCAGGTCTATCGCAACAACCCATCTTATGGACAGGATAGCGCGCCAGCATCAAAGAGAAATCTATGAAACACCCGTAGGCTTTAAGTACATCGGTAAACTGTTAACGGAGGAAAAAATCGTGTTCGGCGGCGAAGAAAGCGGCGGCCTTTCCATCGCAGGGCACGTACCGGAGAAGGACGGCATTCTTGCGGGGCTGCTTGTACTCGAAGCCGTGTCAAGGAGGAATAAATCCGTTGGTTTTCTTATAGAAGACGTTTATAAAATGGTTGGTACCTTATACTCGGCAAGAAAGGACATTGAACTCAGCGAACACAGCGCTGCAAATGCACGCGCACTTATGGAAAATCCTGCCAAACTTGTAGATGCACTTAAACCCGTAAACATCGATAGAACGGATGGACTTAAATTTTTGCTCGAAGGCGGTGCATGGCTGCTTTTAAGGCTGTCCGGCACAGAGCCCGTGATCCGCATATACGCGGAGGGGAGGCGTATAGAAGAAGCAGACCGGTTTATAAAAAAGGTAGAAGAGATATTAAGCCATGCTTAAAATAAACCGCATGGTTGTCGGCCCGCTTTACGTGAACAGCTATATCCTGTGGGATTCGGAATCAAAGGAAGGGATTATTGTTGACCCGGGAGATGAGGGAGAAATGCTGCTGAATGAGATAGACAAAAAAAACATAATTTTAAAACGGGTGATAATAACTCACGGTCATTTCGATCATTTAAAAGATGCTGCTTACGTAAGTTCAAAGGCGAAAGTCCCTGTACTCGCGAATAAAGAGGATTTACCCCTGATAGAGGCTGCACCGTCACAGGCAGCGTTGTTCGGGTTTCCCCAGATAAAGGTGCCCCGCATCGACAGCTATATTAAAGAAGGGGATATCGTACAGGTTGGAAGTTACGGATTTATGGTGCTTGATACGCCGGGGCATTCCCCGGGGAGCATAACGCTTTACAAC includes:
- a CDS encoding transposase, which encodes MYETVEELDTSGIENKYGELGQNTYHPRILLKLLLYGYTTVVRSGRKIAARYESDTAYMYLAEMYQAILGQHGNRLLKNSS
- a CDS encoding (Fe-S)-binding protein; translated protein: MNFNIHDEYNKCVKCGKCRSVCPVFKELNDEGASARGKVTIIQALLEQNIEPSARSKLFISQCLLCEACVSVCPNDVRTDLLILSAREMLVGKLGFDYTELSITKFGFSKTGLSFKLIHIAEKFAGKEISTRSGIFYRIPSNRLIPGIKQKAFSSSEQNIYKHRTKTGFFTGCLIDYVYHDIAADSIKLMRASDITPFIPDEQACCGLPAFSLGDRAAAKKQAEAVMDMFKDTELIVTACASCGSMLKNYYPVLFNNEKNAVEFSKRVKDITEVIDEAKINKGSDTAAVTYHDPCHLKRGMGIHKQPRNLIKKAGMEIVEMKDADRCCGLGGAFGIKHHGLSLNISEKKINSIRETNVDIVATGCPGCMINISTTAAGYGADIKVLHTVNLLAGALTNK
- a CDS encoding phosphoglucomutase/phosphomannomutase family protein, producing MDDVIRFGTSGFRGIIASDFNFKTLDAAVRAIADYAGSHPLNTPPRLIVGYDPRFMGEVFAKRSAELLAANGIDVLLTMRDTPTPVLSYYVIKHGLDGAVNITASHNPPAYTGIKFTPSWGGPAMPEETKKIETLANHYLREGLFRQNAGRTGRIEYIDPMSGYIDGLTDMIDFDIITKANLKIAVDPLYGAGRGYMRSICDTYGIKCVSIHEARDPYFGGGAPDPEETHLAELIKILKEDETIALGTATDGDADRFGIVDRGGKFISPNYVLAVLSEYTLSTRDYEGGLGRSIATTHLMDRIARQHQREIYETPVGFKYIGKLLTEEKIVFGGEESGGLSIAGHVPEKDGILAGLLVLEAVSRRNKSVGFLIEDVYKMVGTLYSARKDIELSEHSAANARALMENPAKLVDALKPVNIDRTDGLKFLLEGGAWLLLRLSGTEPVIRIYAEGRRIEEADRFIKKVEEILSHA
- a CDS encoding radical SAM protein encodes the protein MSFYEMSFELTNKCNLSCLHCLRDKTDTRSYISVELFDSILKQAKAYSMKHVAFTGGEPTLHPQFSGIIDTAVRYDYTYHFITNAWNFTQVWKMLNDPQHPGRRTKLAGVSISIDGAEEASHDYIRGKGSFKRIMQAVSILRIKGVETSIQMTINKKNFNEIEQMSFLASDLGLKRLFYAHLEPTPPSYDHGLVLSPDQYRDAEQRVEKLKSTLKLEINFSLGHYEPLGFLQCRALTMYAPNVDYKGRLTFCCQLSGYTGSSDESDIIADLNTASLYEAHKLWADAIHKFNVDKIGLIEKGGLSELDHFPCFYCSKYFNKLEWMEKYSDDPWAADYTKARDSRAPAKIPRRAVSGDRRSTIY
- a CDS encoding glycoside hydrolase family 99-like domain-containing protein, whose protein sequence is MKRLTWLLIVLLILVYQGCSGNVPVMQHPEVLAFFYPWYGTPFFSGQWRHWNEAGHDPDITNALGFRDIGTTDYPYPDVYDSTDELRIEWQFELANRAGINGFIVSWWGINSFEDDALKKIFEVAQDTNTPPKIAIYYEIVPGLNIGNVISDITYIKENYFGMKNYLKYNGKPVIFVYGRAIFPALWCTGNCPSNTPDVINWSSVIHKFPDVIFIGDAMSYFLTSYSVPQLKNMGFQGIHIYNPLLDIQSGANMANAYKGFTELAKQDGLLSALTVIPGYNDSNIGRTITSVVDRNNGALYTALVNDALKASPAPNWILITTFNEWHEGTEIEPSYQYMEQYIDLTKTLFN
- a CDS encoding MBL fold metallo-hydrolase, with the translated sequence MLKINRMVVGPLYVNSYILWDSESKEGIIVDPGDEGEMLLNEIDKKNIILKRVIITHGHFDHLKDAAYVSSKAKVPVLANKEDLPLIEAAPSQAALFGFPQIKVPRIDSYIKEGDIVQVGSYGFMVLDTPGHSPGSITLYNKQERIAVVGDLLFLESIGRTDFFGGDYKTLLLSIKDRILTMADDTLVLSGHGNETTVGHEKAYNPFLTEFYRNET